One Salmo trutta chromosome 24, fSalTru1.1, whole genome shotgun sequence genomic region harbors:
- the LOC115161155 gene encoding nectin-3-like — MLLKLCCVILLIIQRDTESTQVIGGRRTVVLGEDVDLSCRLIETDEDLEQITWQKSTWEETQNHNFMLIQPNGVTKFIAPNGLSGRVQFIGNPSENLGSIRITAVRLLDEGTFTCIFSVFPSGAYTTEIPLTVLVPPVVNVTVDVTPVIGQNEVVLATCVAAGAKPQADVTWKTGAFGSLLRKVTNSTQHANGTTTVLSHLLGVPTKAANQQQVQCVVNQSALVTEKTYNYSINIHYPPQSVNITLSEASKTTVLLCVADGNPHPNYTWSRVVQPWPGSSVRAEGDKLHLLSLNSELNGLYVCEASNPYGRATGSLYVHTSSETSAVCWVLLVILCLIVSACMALVWYWWKYRQFPWSSIVAKAPEQTISISSKTRRHDKVEEGEDDSLAATVQTRKEPEEEEEVS; from the exons ATGTTACTGAAGCTGTGCTGTGTGATTCTACTCATCATCCAGAGGGATACAGAAA GTACACAGGTGATTGGAGGACGCAGGACTGTAGTACTGGGGGAGGATGTGGACTTATCCTGCAGACTGATAGAGACAGACGAGGACCTCGAACAGATAACATGGCAGAAAAGTACTTGGGAAGAAACACAGAACCATAATTTTATGCTGATTCAACCCAATGGGGTTACTAAGTTTATTGCACCAAATGGATTGAGTGGTAGAGTCCAGTTTATTGGGAACCCATCAGAAAACCTTGGATCTATTAGAATAACAGCTGTCAGACTGTTGGATGAAGGCACCTTCACATGTATCTTCAGTGTTTTCCCCAGTGGCGCATACACTACAGAGATACCTCTGACTGTGCTAG TCCCTCCAGTGGTGAATGTGACAGTCGATGTTACTCCTGTCATTGGGCAGAATGAGGTTGTCTTGGCAACCTGTGTGGCTGCTGGAGCCAAGCCACAGGCAGATGTGACATGGAAGACGGGTGCATTTGGCAGTTTGTTGAGGAAGGTGACCAACTCTACCCAGCACGCCAACGGCACCACCACAGTACTCAGCCACCTGCTCGGGGTACCAACCAAGGCAGCCAATCAGCAGCAGGTCCAGTGTGTGGTCAACCAGTCTGCCCTGGTAACAGAGAAGACCTACAACTACAGCATAAACATCCACT atcCACCTCAGTCAGTGAACATCACCCTTAGTGAGGCCTCTAAAACCACAGTCTTACTATGTGTAGCAGATGGCAACCCACACCCCAACTACACCTGGAGCAG ggtgGTCCAGCCATGGCCTGGGTCTTCAgtgagagcagagggagacaaACTGCACCTCCTCAGTCTCAACTCTGAGCTGAATGGTCTCTATGTCTGTGAGGCCTCCAACCCCTACGGACGAGCAACTGGCTCCCTCTATGTACACACATCCTCTG AGACCTCTGCTGTCTGTTGggttctactggtcattctatgTCTGATTGTTTCTGCTTGTATGGCACTTGTATGGTACTGGTGGAAATACAGACAGTTTCCTTG GAGTTCAATCGTGGCCAAGGCACCAGAACAG ACTATATCAATATCTTCCAAGACGAGGAGACATGACAAGGTTGAGGAAGGTGAAGATGACTCATTAGCTGCAACTGTCCAAACCAGgaaggagcctgaggaggaggaagaagtatCATGA